The following coding sequences are from one Haliotis asinina isolate JCU_RB_2024 chromosome 3, JCU_Hal_asi_v2, whole genome shotgun sequence window:
- the LOC137277549 gene encoding large ribosomal subunit protein uL5, with protein sequence MAKEAKAKPKGKGDDKKKTNVMRELRIRKLCLNICVGESGDRLTRAAKVLEQLTGQQPVFSKARYTVRSFGIRRNERIAVHCTVRGAKAEEILEKGLKVREYELRKCNFSDTGNFGFGIQEHIDLGIKYDPNIGIYGMDFYIVLGRPGFNVAQRRRKRGRVGTSHKIGKEESMKWFQQKYDGIILPGK encoded by the exons ATGGCG AAAGAGGCCAAGGCAAAGCCTAAGGGCAAGGGTGATGACAAGAAGAAAACGAATGTTATGCGAGAGCTACGCATCCGCAAACTTTGTCTCAATATCTGTGTTGGTGAATCTGGTGACAGGTTGACCAGAGCAGCCAAAGTGTTGGAACAGCTAACTGGACAACAGCCCGTTTTCTCTAAAG CCCGCTACACAGTGCGATCTTTTGGTATCAGAAGAAATGAAAGAATTGCTGTCCATTGTACTGTCCGAGGTGCCAAGGCTGAGGAGATCCTAGAGAAGGGACTCAAG GTGAGGGAATACGAGTTGAGAAAATGCAACTTTTCCGACACTGGAAACTTCGGCTTTGGCATTCAGGAACACATTGATCTGGGAATCAAGTATGATCCCAACATCGGCATCTACGGAATGGACTTCTACATTGTCCTTGGCAGACCAG GCTTCAATGTCGCACAGAGAAGGAGAAAGCGTGGACGTGTTGGAACCAGTCACAAGATCGGCAAAGAAGAGTCCATGAAATGGTTCCAACAGAAG TATGATGGAATCATCCTTCCTGGCAAGTAA
- the LOC137277550 gene encoding dynein regulatory complex protein 1-like, producing MSSSGEEEENNKNDPEARIAARRLRIQRRIEAAKRAAMGEDPNEKKEVKEELSKSRKQIEDSRLRLTKLDKDGFELVTNIRVAGDAREAMRRTDEEEAKRLRKERLEQEAKSGAERFEEITKKWESALQKEVPQSLHEMLKLQKTACDSMIDEKNKLINDFQLELKSKDEQYVKDLKKMAEDIDLMKERMEEQTRNLKKAYREELEEIERAFVAERNELLSDEQGQWGEQMKKRSDKEEEYMKARENSVEDYEQQLQHLRVHDAEEYNIVKIRLETDVQILEQQLQQMRATYQLNQEKLEYNFQVLKKRDDENTITKSQQKRKITRLQDVLNGARIKLAKQEKQYRDENQQLTEDYKRITEQFRDLQRKSKHFMATDEKKLADVWCMNEEECKTLVEAIMEGDRIIHEQQLGLEWKAPDLSFMDNVGPLRGGADPDGMTATQVLHEVLSQTGSQQEVEEREDEDELDMSDDEPHQFHKKNSIFSKISAHTIKSILELLCDESGFLVEQKLNKLLMPLEKDEQSLMKLDAIFSALGIETEEDIHKLATYFMHLQEKTLVEVEKREDAPEKSDDQSTRADVDELDEEIQQLTGRRSPDEETEDAQGDGEEEKVQLVHPNEVLKALRAFVEDHRKPVKEKGGKSQFKIATLEERDDSDDSEYWAKYAGILSDKKERMWDALIDGLEKYSEVLGSRASLITETDALRQQNAELRMLLHQYVNSKVNSELEIPPTRVLQLEMNPQ from the exons ATGAGTTCAAGTGGCGAGGAagaagaaaataacaaaaatgacCCCGAGGCTCGCATTGCAGCGCGTAGATTACGCATTCAAAGACGAATTGAGGCAGCAAAACG GGCTGCGATGGGTGAAGACCCAAATGAAAAGAAGGAAGTGAAAGAAGAACTGAGCAAAAGCAGGAAGCAGATTGAAGACAGTCGGCTCCGTCTGACCAAGCTGGACAAGGATGGATTTGAACTGGTCACTAATATACGAGTGGCTGGAGATGCTCGGGAAGCAATGCGGAGGACAGATGAAGAAGAAGCCAAACGACTGAG AAAAGAGAGGTTAGAACAAGAGGCCAAGTCAGGAGCAGAGAGATTTGAGGAG ATTACAAAGAAATGGGAGTCTGCACTGCAGAAAGAAGTACCACAGTCACTTCATGAG ATGTTGAAACTACAGAAGACAGCATGTGATTCCATGATTGATGAGAAAAATAAACTTATCAATGATTTTCAGCTG GAACTGAAGTCCAAGGATGAACAGTATGTGAAGGACCTGAAGAAGATGGCTGAGGACATTGACTTGATGAAAGAGAGGATGGAGGAGCAGACGCGCAACCTAAAGAAGGCATACCGAGAAGAACTGGAGGAGATAGAG agGGCATTTGTGGCAGAGCGTAATGAGCTACTGAGTGATGAGCAAGGGCAGTGGGGTGAGCAGATGAAGAAACGCAGCGACAAGGAAGAGGAATACATGAAGGCCAGGGAGAACTCTGTGGAAGACTATGAGCAACAGCTGCAGCACCTACGTGTGCATGACGCAGAAGAATACAACATTGTTAAGATTAGGCTGGAGACAGATGTACAG ATCCTGGAGCAACAGCTTCAGCAGATGAGGGCCACATACCAGCTGAACCAAGAGAAATTGGAGTACAACTTCCAGGTGTTGAAGAAACGGGATGATGAGAACACCATTACTAAGTCCCAGCAGAAGAGGAAGATCACTCG GTTACAGGATGTCCTGAATGGAGCAAGAATCAAACTGGCAAAACAGGAAAAGCAGTACAG GGATGAGAATCAGCAGCTTACAGAGGATTACAAGAGAATCACAGAACAGTTCCGAGACCTGCAGAGGAAGTCAAA ACACTTCATGGCCACCGATGAGAAGAAGCTGGCTGACGTGTGGTGCATGAATGAAGAGGAGTGCAAGACTCTAGTGGAGGCCATTATGGAGGGTGACCGCATCATCCATGAGCAACAGCTGGGTCTAGAATGGAAGGCCCCAGACCT gtcattcaTGGACAATGTTGGTCCGCTGCGAGGTGGCGCAGATCCTGATGGTATGACAGCCACACAAGTGCTCCATGAAGTTCTCTCTCAGACTG GAAGCCAACAGGAGGTGGAGGAACGAGAGGATGAAGATGAATTGGACATGTCAGACGATGAGCCTCATCAatttcacaagaaaaacagTATTTTCTCTAAAATCTCAGCACACACAATCAAGTCTATCCTGGAACTCTTGTGTGATGAATCT GGATTCCTGGTGGAGCAGAAGCTCAACAAGTTGCTGATGCCATTGGAGAAGGATGAACAGTCACTGATGAAGCTTGATGCCATCTTCTCA GCACTGGGGATTGAGACAGAGGAGGACATCCACAAGTTGGCCACCTACTTCATGCACCTACAGGAGAAGACACTGGTGGAGGTTGAGAAG AGAGAGGACGCTCCAGAGAAATCTGATGACCAGTCCACCAGGGCAGAT GTAGATGAGTTGGATGAGGAGATACAGCAGCTGACAGGTAGGAGGAGTCCGGATGAGGAAACAGAGGATGCCCAAGGAGATGGGGAGGAGGAGAAAGTACAGCTGGTACATCCCAATGAAGTCCTCAAAGCTCTCAGGGCATTCGTAGAGGACCACAGAAAGCCTGTCAA GGAGAAGGGAGGCAAGTCACAGTTTAAGATTGCAACTCTGGAAGAACGAGATGACTCAGATGATTCTGAATACTGGGCCAAATATGCAGGCATTCTCTCTGACAAGAAGGAGAGGATGTGGGATGCTCTGATTGATGGCCTGGAAAAGTACAG TGAGGTGCTGGGCAGTAGGGCCAGCCTGATCACTGAGACAGATGCACTTCGACAACAGAATGCAGAACTGCGCATGCTGCTCCACCAGTATGTCAACTCCAAG